The proteins below are encoded in one region of Deinococcus aquaedulcis:
- the rho gene encoding transcription termination factor Rho — protein MTEPSGALPFHELQQKILPELHLLAAGYGIENYRKLKKDALAFAIMERQADAEGQLLARGYLDISADGYGFLQADLLDPASRTVLVTAGIIKQFHLRTGDEIIGRARKPRENERYGSLVQVEAVNGLDPDTARRRPRFDDLTPTFPEAQLVLEDPGMGEGLSLRVVDLLVPIGRGQRALIVAPPKAGKTTLLKKIANSIVKNYPDVTVMVLLVDERPEEVTDFRESVQGAQVIASTFDEPPQHHVRVAEFVHERARRIVEEGGHVVILLDSITRLARANNLVTPPTGRTLSGGLDSNALHWPKRFLGAARNIREGGSLTILATALVETGSRMDDVIFEEFKGTGNAELVLSRRLEERRIFPALDILKSGTRREELLLQPEVLKKMWLLRKVISDMDPADAMEMLLSRMGKTRNNVEFLQGLAGG, from the coding sequence GTGACGGAGCCGAGCGGCGCCCTGCCCTTTCACGAACTGCAGCAGAAAATTCTGCCCGAACTGCACCTGCTGGCCGCCGGGTACGGCATTGAAAACTACCGCAAGCTGAAAAAAGACGCCCTGGCCTTTGCCATCATGGAGCGCCAGGCCGACGCCGAGGGCCAGCTGCTGGCGCGCGGCTACCTGGACATCAGCGCCGACGGCTACGGCTTCTTGCAGGCGGACCTGCTGGACCCCGCCAGCCGCACGGTGCTGGTGACCGCCGGCATCATCAAGCAGTTTCACCTGCGCACCGGCGACGAGATCATTGGCCGGGCCCGCAAGCCGCGCGAGAACGAACGCTACGGCTCGCTGGTGCAGGTTGAAGCCGTCAATGGCCTGGACCCCGACACCGCCCGGCGCCGCCCCCGCTTTGACGACCTGACCCCCACCTTTCCCGAAGCCCAGCTGGTGCTGGAAGACCCCGGGATGGGCGAGGGCCTGTCACTGCGCGTGGTGGACCTGCTGGTGCCCATCGGGCGCGGGCAGCGCGCGCTGATCGTGGCGCCGCCCAAAGCCGGCAAGACCACCCTGCTCAAGAAAATCGCCAACTCCATCGTCAAGAACTACCCCGATGTGACGGTGATGGTGCTGCTGGTGGACGAGCGCCCCGAGGAAGTGACCGACTTCCGCGAAAGTGTGCAGGGCGCGCAGGTGATTGCCAGCACCTTCGACGAGCCCCCGCAGCACCACGTCCGCGTGGCCGAATTCGTGCACGAGCGCGCCCGCCGCATCGTGGAAGAGGGCGGCCATGTGGTGATTCTGCTCGACTCGATCACCCGTCTGGCCCGCGCAAACAACCTCGTGACCCCCCCGACCGGGCGCACCCTGTCCGGCGGTCTGGATTCCAACGCGCTGCACTGGCCCAAGCGCTTTCTGGGCGCGGCGCGTAACATCCGCGAGGGCGGCTCGCTGACCATCCTGGCCACGGCCCTGGTGGAAACCGGCAGCCGCATGGACGACGTGATCTTCGAGGAGTTCAAGGGCACCGGCAACGCTGAACTGGTGCTCTCGCGCCGCCTGGAAGAGCGCCGCATCTTCCCGGCCCTGGACATCCTGAAATCCGGCACCCGCCGCGAGGAACTGCTGCTGCAGCCCGAAGTCCTGAAGAAAATGTGGCTGCTGCGCAAGGTGATCAGCGACATGGATCCGGCCGACGCCATGGAAATGTTGCTCTCGCGCATGGGCAAAACCCGCAACAACGTTGAATTCCTGCAGGGTCTGGCGGGCGGGTAA
- a CDS encoding response regulator: MTTPEAAPLRLLVVDDEAQILELLELTLSLQGFDVTTAPNGPAALEALPGCAPDVIVMDVLMTPWDGFETVRRMLAAVGSSLPPVVFLSGLARPTPPELGPRIQEHYLLKPFRPSQLVEAIRRAHADGAAWTQN; this comes from the coding sequence ATGACCACCCCCGAAGCAGCTCCCCTGCGCCTGCTGGTCGTGGACGACGAGGCACAGATTCTGGAACTGCTTGAACTGACCCTGAGTCTTCAGGGTTTCGATGTCACCACCGCCCCCAACGGCCCGGCGGCCCTGGAGGCCTTGCCGGGCTGCGCCCCCGACGTCATCGTGATGGACGTGCTGATGACCCCCTGGGACGGCTTTGAGACGGTGCGCCGGATGCTGGCGGCGGTGGGTTCGTCGCTGCCCCCCGTGGTGTTTCTATCCGGTCTTGCCCGGCCCACCCCACCCGAACTGGGCCCGCGCATTCAGGAGCACTACCTCCTTAAGCCCTTCCGGCCCTCGCAACTGGTGGAAGCCATCCGCCGCGCGCACGCCGACGGCGCGGCCTGGACCCAAAACTGA
- a CDS encoding DegV family protein, with amino-acid sequence MIAVVTDSTCDLHPDQAKGLGIHVVPLQVTMQGRTLLDWQEVDPDAVYDHMRAGGEATTAPVPAATFADLYRSLLKTYDSVLSVHLSSQLSETFKHAQQAAASLGEGGRVLVMDSEVAGAPLAEIAMAASAVAQQGADLKTAAARAQAVGQALYAEMSVPSLEYLRRGGRISRAQAFFGNMLGVRPILEFDHGKLKPARRAKVDQAAGDMLASLKARFGDTPVSATIMHAGRDTARISALRNAMNASGLNVQKGRVQLMGPVIGAHVGPGTFGFLAVPIE; translated from the coding sequence ATGATTGCCGTCGTCACCGATTCCACCTGCGATCTGCACCCCGACCAGGCCAAGGGGCTTGGCATCCATGTGGTGCCGCTGCAGGTCACCATGCAGGGCCGCACACTGCTCGACTGGCAGGAGGTGGACCCGGACGCGGTGTACGACCACATGCGCGCCGGTGGCGAGGCCACCACAGCCCCGGTTCCCGCTGCCACCTTTGCCGACCTGTACCGCTCGTTGCTCAAGACCTACGATTCGGTACTTAGTGTGCATCTGTCCTCACAGCTCTCCGAAACGTTCAAGCACGCCCAGCAGGCCGCCGCCAGCCTGGGCGAAGGCGGGCGCGTGCTGGTGATGGACAGCGAGGTGGCCGGCGCGCCCCTCGCTGAAATCGCCATGGCCGCCAGCGCCGTGGCCCAGCAGGGTGCCGACCTGAAAACGGCAGCGGCCCGCGCCCAGGCGGTGGGGCAGGCCCTGTACGCCGAAATGAGCGTGCCCTCGCTGGAATACCTGCGCCGGGGCGGGCGCATCAGCCGCGCGCAGGCGTTTTTTGGGAACATGCTGGGAGTGCGGCCGATCCTGGAATTCGATCATGGCAAGCTCAAACCCGCCCGCCGCGCCAAGGTGGATCAGGCGGCCGGCGACATGCTCGCCAGCCTCAAGGCCCGCTTTGGCGACACCCCCGTGAGCGCCACCATCATGCACGCGGGGCGCGACACCGCCCGCATCAGCGCCCTGCGCAATGCCATGAACGCCAGCGGCCTGAACGTGCAAAAAGGCCGCGTGCAGCTCATGGGCCCGGTGATCGGGGCCCACGTGGGCCCCGGCACCTTCGGCTTTCTGGCCGTGCCCATTGAATAA
- the pdxS gene encoding pyridoxal 5'-phosphate synthase lyase subunit PdxS → MSDVQTGTPALKQGFAEMFKGGVIMDVVTADQARIAEAAGATAVMALERVPADIRKDGGVARMSDPKMIKEIIAAVSIPVMAKVRIGHIVEAQILQAIGVDFIDESEVLTPADDQYHILKTDFKVPFVCGAKNLGEALRRVGEGASMIRTKGEAGTGNVIEAVRHARTVLGEIRAIQARPAEELMTVARDLQAPYELVKYVHANGKLPVVNFAAGGVATPADAALMMALGLDGVFVGSGIFKSDNPERRAQAIVKAVTHFQNPEVLAEISEDLGAPMTGINIDDLIPAERLATRGW, encoded by the coding sequence ATGAGCGACGTGCAGACTGGAACCCCCGCCCTGAAGCAGGGCTTTGCCGAGATGTTCAAGGGCGGCGTGATCATGGACGTGGTCACCGCCGATCAGGCCCGCATTGCCGAGGCCGCTGGCGCCACCGCTGTGATGGCCCTCGAGCGCGTGCCCGCCGACATCCGCAAGGACGGCGGCGTGGCCCGCATGAGCGACCCCAAGATGATCAAGGAGATCATCGCCGCCGTGTCCATCCCCGTGATGGCCAAGGTGCGCATTGGGCATATCGTCGAAGCCCAGATTCTGCAGGCCATCGGCGTGGATTTCATTGACGAGTCCGAGGTGCTGACCCCCGCCGACGACCAGTACCACATCCTGAAAACGGACTTCAAAGTGCCTTTCGTGTGCGGTGCCAAGAACCTGGGCGAGGCCCTGCGCCGCGTGGGCGAGGGCGCCAGCATGATTCGCACCAAGGGCGAGGCTGGCACCGGCAACGTCATTGAGGCTGTGCGCCACGCCCGCACCGTGCTGGGCGAAATCCGCGCCATTCAGGCCCGCCCCGCCGAGGAACTGATGACCGTGGCCCGCGACCTGCAGGCCCCCTACGAACTGGTAAAGTACGTGCACGCCAACGGCAAGCTGCCGGTCGTGAACTTCGCTGCCGGCGGCGTGGCCACCCCCGCCGACGCTGCACTGATGATGGCCCTGGGCCTGGACGGCGTGTTCGTGGGCAGCGGCATCTTCAAGAGCGACAACCCCGAGCGCCGCGCGCAGGCCATCGTGAAGGCCGTGACCCACTTCCAGAACCCCGAGGTGCTGGCCGAGATCAGCGAGGACCTGGGCGCCCCCATGACCGGCATCAACATTGACGACCTGATTCCCGCCGAGCGGCTGGCCACCCGGGGCTGGTAA
- the fsa gene encoding fructose-6-phosphate aldolase has translation MEFFIDTAITDEIREINEWGVLAGVTTNPSLIVASGRDFREVVQEIAALVGGAISAEVTALDAEGMIKEGREVAAWSEHVVVKLPLTPAGLKACKVLTGEGIRTNVTLCFSVPQALLAARAGATYISPFAGRVDDIGWDGTELIRQIKEAYVLGGIETKVLAASIRHPMHVVQAALAGADVATIPYKVFTQMIKHPLTQAGLDGFMKDWAKRAGASPETPASEAGTNPTSGGVTEQGGSKQ, from the coding sequence ATGGAATTCTTTATCGATACGGCCATCACGGATGAGATCCGCGAAATCAATGAATGGGGCGTCCTGGCGGGCGTCACCACCAACCCCAGCCTGATCGTGGCCTCCGGGCGCGACTTCCGCGAAGTGGTGCAGGAAATTGCGGCCCTGGTGGGCGGCGCCATCAGCGCCGAAGTCACGGCCCTGGACGCCGAGGGCATGATCAAGGAAGGCCGCGAGGTGGCCGCCTGGAGCGAGCACGTCGTGGTGAAGCTGCCCCTCACGCCCGCCGGCCTGAAAGCCTGCAAGGTGCTGACGGGCGAGGGCATCCGCACCAACGTCACCCTGTGCTTCAGCGTGCCGCAGGCCCTGCTGGCCGCCCGCGCGGGCGCCACCTACATCAGCCCCTTCGCCGGGCGTGTAGACGACATCGGCTGGGACGGCACCGAACTGATCCGCCAGATCAAGGAAGCCTACGTCCTGGGCGGCATTGAGACCAAGGTGCTGGCCGCCAGCATCCGCCACCCCATGCATGTGGTGCAGGCCGCCCTGGCCGGCGCCGACGTGGCGACCATTCCGTACAAGGTCTTTACCCAGATGATCAAGCACCCCCTGACCCAGGCGGGCCTGGACGGCTTTATGAAGGACTGGGCCAAGCGGGCCGGCGCCAGCCCGGAAACCCCGGCCAGCGAAGCCGGCACGAACCCCACGAGTGGGGGCGTGACCGAGCAGGGAGGCAGCAAGCAGTGA
- the sucD gene encoding succinate--CoA ligase subunit alpha, which translates to MGILVGKDSKVIVQGMTGREGASHSRAMRDFGTQVVAGVTPGKGGTDFEGWPIYNSVAEAKEKHGANVSIIFVPPAGAADAVLEAAHAGMPLIVLITEGVPTVDMMKAVQEVKALDADNRAAGGEGIRLIGGNCPGLVTNGEAKVGIMPNKIYANPGRIGLISRSGTLTYEAAKLLNDAGMGTSTTVGIGGDPVIGTTFADVLPLFEADPDTDAVVVIGEIGGADEEAAAEYIAANMKKPVVAFISGRSAPAGKRMGHAGAIIMGNVGTPESKLAAFKAANVPVADTMPEIVDLVKQALNK; encoded by the coding sequence ATGGGTATTCTCGTTGGCAAGGACAGCAAGGTCATCGTGCAGGGCATGACCGGCCGCGAAGGCGCCAGCCACTCCCGCGCCATGCGCGACTTCGGCACCCAGGTCGTGGCGGGCGTAACCCCCGGCAAGGGCGGCACCGACTTCGAAGGCTGGCCGATCTACAACTCCGTGGCCGAGGCCAAAGAGAAGCACGGCGCCAACGTGTCGATCATCTTCGTGCCCCCGGCCGGCGCCGCTGACGCCGTGCTGGAAGCCGCCCACGCCGGCATGCCCCTGATCGTGCTGATCACCGAGGGCGTGCCCACCGTGGACATGATGAAGGCCGTGCAGGAAGTCAAGGCCCTGGACGCCGACAACCGCGCCGCTGGCGGCGAAGGCATCCGCCTGATCGGCGGCAACTGCCCCGGCCTCGTGACCAACGGCGAAGCCAAGGTGGGCATCATGCCCAACAAGATCTACGCCAACCCCGGCCGCATCGGCCTGATCAGCCGCTCCGGCACGCTGACCTACGAAGCCGCCAAGCTGCTGAACGACGCCGGTATGGGCACCAGCACCACCGTGGGCATCGGCGGCGACCCCGTGATCGGCACCACCTTCGCCGACGTGCTGCCCCTGTTCGAGGCCGACCCGGACACCGACGCCGTGGTGGTCATCGGTGAAATCGGCGGCGCCGACGAGGAAGCCGCCGCCGAGTACATCGCTGCCAACATGAAAAAGCCCGTCGTGGCCTTTATCTCTGGCCGCAGCGCGCCCGCCGGCAAGCGCATGGGCCACGCCGGCGCCATCATCATGGGCAACGTGGGGACCCCTGAAAGCAAGCTCGCCGCCTTCAAGGCCGCGAACGTGCCGGTGGCTGACACCATGCCCGAGATCGTGGATCTGGTCAAGCAGGCGCTGAACAAGTAA
- a CDS encoding M23 family metallopeptidase has protein sequence MSRSRFRGLSRLAALCALLGAASTQATPLLSWLAEPSPQALAASPDVVLTRDTGERALQLVTDGRTTPAQLARRYGVPSAHLTLVDRQPGVRTWQLALPGAVTERAPERPDSVLSYRVRPGDTMAGVAARFGLPLVDLLGMNLDRTSLDRLQPGSRLNVPTGPRGLLVRIKPGQSALSLIAGYGADLVETARANDVLPTELQVGDELLLPGIRATGFAQQLADRREAERRAALAAQRQVQYERFLAWKKGRERARLEARYAAQAKYEEYLAWKSSPERQARIQAYERQAQYEAAQAAAQARARAAATARAITAAPSTRAAATGSRSLVWPMRNYRLTSRYGERDIEFHRQVFHGGIDLAAPYGTPIYAAADGTVSESGYGDYGLNVYTRSGNSLLIYGHMSRTAVVAGQQVRQGDLLGYIGCTGICTGPHLHFEVRLSGQTVDPLAMLP, from the coding sequence TTGTCTCGATCCCGCTTTCGCGGCCTGTCCCGTCTGGCCGCCCTCTGTGCCCTGCTGGGCGCTGCGTCTACACAGGCCACGCCTTTGCTGTCCTGGCTCGCCGAGCCCTCGCCCCAGGCCCTGGCGGCCAGCCCCGACGTGGTGCTGACCCGCGACACCGGCGAGCGTGCCCTGCAACTGGTGACCGACGGCCGCACCACCCCCGCCCAGCTGGCGCGGCGCTACGGCGTGCCCAGCGCCCACCTGACCCTGGTTGACCGCCAGCCCGGCGTGCGCACCTGGCAGCTGGCCCTGCCCGGCGCCGTGACCGAGCGCGCCCCGGAGCGCCCGGATTCGGTGCTGTCCTACCGCGTGCGCCCCGGCGACACCATGGCGGGCGTGGCGGCCCGTTTTGGCCTGCCGCTGGTGGACCTGCTGGGCATGAACCTGGACCGCACCAGCCTGGACCGCCTGCAGCCCGGCAGCCGCCTGAACGTCCCCACCGGGCCCCGGGGCCTGCTCGTGCGCATCAAGCCCGGCCAGAGTGCGCTGTCCCTGATCGCAGGCTACGGTGCCGACCTCGTCGAGACCGCCCGCGCCAACGACGTGCTGCCCACCGAACTGCAGGTGGGTGACGAGCTGCTGCTGCCCGGCATCCGCGCCACCGGCTTTGCCCAGCAGCTGGCCGACCGCCGCGAGGCCGAGCGCCGCGCCGCCCTGGCTGCGCAGCGTCAGGTTCAGTACGAGCGCTTCCTGGCCTGGAAGAAGGGCCGTGAGCGCGCCCGCCTGGAAGCCAGGTACGCCGCCCAGGCCAAGTATGAAGAGTACCTCGCCTGGAAAAGCAGCCCCGAGCGCCAGGCCCGCATCCAGGCCTACGAGCGCCAGGCCCAGTACGAGGCCGCGCAGGCGGCCGCTCAGGCCCGGGCTCGCGCGGCCGCCACCGCCCGCGCCATCACGGCCGCGCCCAGCACCCGCGCCGCCGCCACTGGTAGCCGCTCGCTGGTGTGGCCCATGCGCAACTACCGCCTGACCAGCCGCTACGGCGAGCGCGACATTGAATTCCACCGCCAGGTGTTCCACGGCGGCATTGACCTCGCCGCGCCCTACGGCACGCCCATCTACGCGGCGGCCGACGGCACCGTCTCCGAAAGCGGGTACGGCGACTACGGCCTGAACGTGTACACCCGCAGCGGCAACAGCCTGCTTATTTACGGCCACATGAGCCGTACGGCGGTGGTCGCCGGGCAGCAGGTGCGTCAGGGTGATCTGCTGGGCTATATCGGCTGCACTGGCATCTGCACGGGGCCCCACCTGCACTTTGAGGTGCGTCTCTCCGGGCAGACGGTGGACCCGCTGGCGATGCTGCCATGA
- the bshA gene encoding N-acetyl-alpha-D-glucosaminyl L-malate synthase BshA, whose translation MKVAVLCHASAGGSGVVATELGLQVARAGHEVHFVGSAQPFRLSGHGGMRGPYFHQVSGYAYALFDQPYPELAAANTLTEVILEHGVELAHAHYAIPHATAAIHARAITGRSRVMTTLHGTDVTLVGLEPAFRHTTRHAIERSDHVTAVSHYLAEHTREVFGVEREIEVIHNFVDSERFVRVTDPAVRARFAHPDEALLVHVSNFRPVKRAADVVQVFARVASEIPARLLMIGDGPERPRAFELAQQLGVIGRTHFLGSFPDVETVLGISDLFLLPSQQESFGLAALEAMSCEVPVVAARAGGIPEVVDEGVTGFLADVGDVDHMADAALRVLRNRDLYQQLGAAGRHAAVHRFHPRLIVPQYLRAYEKTVG comes from the coding sequence ATGAAAGTGGCGGTGCTGTGCCACGCCAGTGCTGGGGGCTCCGGGGTGGTCGCTACCGAACTGGGCCTGCAGGTGGCGCGCGCTGGCCACGAGGTGCATTTCGTGGGCTCGGCCCAGCCGTTCCGGCTCTCCGGCCACGGCGGGATGCGGGGCCCCTACTTTCATCAGGTCAGCGGCTACGCCTACGCCCTGTTCGATCAGCCTTACCCCGAGCTGGCCGCCGCGAACACCCTGACCGAGGTGATTCTGGAACACGGCGTGGAGCTGGCCCACGCGCACTACGCCATTCCGCATGCCACGGCGGCGATTCATGCGCGGGCCATCACGGGTCGCTCGCGCGTGATGACCACACTGCACGGCACCGACGTGACCCTGGTGGGCCTGGAACCGGCGTTCCGGCACACCACGCGCCACGCCATTGAGCGCAGCGACCATGTGACGGCCGTGTCGCACTATCTGGCCGAACACACCCGCGAGGTCTTTGGGGTGGAGCGCGAGATCGAGGTGATTCACAACTTCGTGGACAGCGAGCGCTTCGTGCGGGTGACCGATCCAGCGGTCCGCGCCCGCTTCGCCCACCCAGATGAAGCCCTGCTGGTGCATGTCAGCAACTTCCGCCCGGTCAAACGCGCGGCGGATGTGGTGCAGGTGTTTGCCCGCGTGGCCAGCGAGATCCCAGCCCGCCTGCTGATGATCGGGGACGGCCCAGAGCGCCCGCGCGCCTTTGAGCTGGCCCAGCAGTTGGGAGTCATTGGCCGCACGCACTTTCTGGGCTCTTTTCCAGATGTGGAGACGGTGCTGGGCATCAGTGACCTCTTTCTCCTGCCCAGCCAGCAGGAGAGCTTCGGGCTGGCGGCGCTGGAAGCCATGAGCTGCGAGGTGCCGGTGGTCGCCGCGCGGGCCGGAGGGATTCCTGAGGTCGTGGACGAAGGCGTGACTGGCTTCCTGGCAGACGTGGGCGACGTGGACCACATGGCCGACGCCGCGCTGCGCGTGCTGCGCAACCGCGACCTGTACCAGCAGCTGGGGGCGGCCGGGCGACACGCTGCTGTCCACCGCTTTCACCCGCGCTTGATCGTGCCGCAATACCTGCGGGCCTACGAGAAAACGGTGGGATAA
- the ileS gene encoding isoleucine--tRNA ligase: protein MTTFKPVPQNPNFPALEGDILAFWKEKGIFERSLAQTKDGPVFTFYEGPPTANGQPGVHHVQARSFKDLFPRFRTMQGYHVPRKAGWDTHGLPVELGVEKKLGLNSKREVEAYGIDRFNAECRASVFEYEAEWRRFTERMGYWVDLDDAYLTLHKDYIESIWWSVKGLDEKGLLYKGFRVAPYCPKDGTTLSNAEVSEGYKDIQDPSVYVPFRLKDPGALELPEGAAFLVWTTTPWTLPYNVGVAIHPDFTYVAARDKDGQVMILAQSLKDAVLGEEAEVVRTFRGAELERVAYEPLFTEAYEAEGEGKPVWLSGLDTYVSDSDGTGIVHTAPAFGEDDMRLARNYGFPVIVGVDSEGKHRFGPWQGVFFRDANTEIVRDLRARGLMWREKNFLHAYPHCWRCGTPLMYYATESWYLNNTRLKARLIELNQTIGWHPPHIKNGRYGGWLENLIDWNVSRSRYWGTPLPVWEAEDGEYRVVGSYAELAELSGRPELTGPDFDPHRPFVDDITFEVGGKTFRRVPYVMDVWYDSGAMPFAQHHYPFENKDRFEAGGFPADFIAEAIDQTRGWFNSLHQIGTMVFDSVAYKSVICSGHILDEKGAKMSKSKGNVVNPWDVFEQYGADAARWYMYVSAPPELSRRFGMNLVGEAFRSYFLTLWNTYSFFVLYANLDRPDLQAAAPVAQRPEVDRWLVAKVQALIGTVTERLENYDPTGASRALQDFVVEDLSNWYVRRNRRRFWGGEEGADHNAYATLHFALVTVTKLTAPFTPFLAETLYGNLVRSVDPGAPESVHLTTWPVVDEALAAPTLVGEMDAVLRVVSLGRAVRGKTSLRQRQPLPKVMVRARTAEQTQALGRFAEQLKEELNVKEVELMDQFTELVRYQLRPNLPVLGKKFGKAVPQVRAALGAADASEVARFVRDGKQFEVVAPTGERFELGPDEVLVDAQSPEGFAAQEEAGYLVAFDTTLTRELELEGLARDLVRGVQDARKKAGFEVQDRIALHLNLSGDAREAAEAWQEYLMSETLAETLVFGPADGFAAELEGGTAYLERLEVVSHN from the coding sequence ATGACCACCTTTAAACCCGTGCCGCAAAACCCCAACTTTCCTGCCCTGGAGGGGGACATCCTGGCCTTCTGGAAGGAAAAGGGCATCTTCGAGCGCTCGCTGGCGCAGACCAAGGATGGACCGGTCTTTACCTTCTACGAGGGGCCGCCCACCGCCAACGGGCAGCCGGGCGTGCACCACGTGCAGGCGCGCAGCTTCAAGGATCTGTTTCCGCGCTTCCGCACCATGCAGGGCTACCACGTGCCGCGCAAGGCGGGCTGGGACACCCACGGCCTGCCGGTGGAACTGGGCGTGGAAAAGAAGCTGGGCCTGAATTCCAAGCGCGAGGTTGAGGCCTACGGCATTGACCGCTTCAATGCCGAGTGCCGCGCCAGCGTGTTCGAGTACGAGGCCGAGTGGCGGCGCTTTACCGAGCGCATGGGCTACTGGGTGGACCTGGACGACGCGTACCTGACGCTGCACAAGGATTACATCGAGAGCATCTGGTGGAGCGTCAAGGGGCTGGATGAAAAGGGACTGCTGTACAAGGGCTTCCGGGTGGCGCCGTACTGCCCCAAGGACGGCACCACGCTCTCCAATGCCGAAGTCAGCGAGGGTTACAAGGACATCCAGGACCCCAGCGTGTATGTGCCGTTCCGGCTGAAGGACCCGGGGGCACTGGAGCTGCCGGAAGGCGCGGCGTTCCTGGTGTGGACGACCACGCCGTGGACGCTGCCCTACAACGTGGGCGTGGCGATCCACCCGGATTTTACGTACGTGGCCGCCCGGGACAAGGACGGGCAGGTGATGATCCTGGCCCAGAGCCTGAAAGACGCTGTGCTGGGCGAAGAAGCCGAGGTGGTCAGGACGTTCAGGGGCGCCGAGCTGGAGCGCGTGGCCTACGAGCCGCTGTTCACCGAGGCGTACGAGGCCGAAGGCGAGGGCAAGCCGGTGTGGCTGAGCGGGCTGGACACCTATGTCTCGGACAGCGACGGCACGGGCATCGTGCACACGGCGCCGGCGTTTGGTGAGGACGACATGCGGCTGGCGCGGAATTACGGCTTCCCGGTGATCGTGGGCGTGGACAGCGAGGGCAAGCACCGCTTTGGGCCGTGGCAGGGCGTGTTCTTCCGCGACGCGAACACCGAGATCGTGCGCGACCTGCGCGCCCGGGGGCTGATGTGGCGCGAGAAGAACTTTCTGCACGCCTACCCGCACTGCTGGCGCTGCGGCACCCCGCTGATGTACTACGCCACCGAGAGCTGGTACCTGAACAACACCCGCCTCAAGGCGCGCCTGATCGAACTGAACCAGACCATTGGCTGGCACCCGCCGCACATCAAGAATGGGCGCTACGGGGGCTGGCTGGAAAACCTGATTGACTGGAACGTGTCACGCAGCCGCTACTGGGGCACGCCGCTGCCGGTGTGGGAGGCCGAGGACGGCGAATACCGCGTGGTGGGCAGCTACGCCGAGTTGGCGGAACTGAGTGGGCGCCCGGAGCTGACGGGGCCGGACTTTGATCCGCACCGCCCGTTCGTGGACGACATCACCTTCGAGGTGGGCGGCAAGACCTTCCGGCGCGTGCCGTACGTGATGGACGTGTGGTACGACTCGGGCGCCATGCCCTTTGCGCAGCACCACTACCCGTTCGAGAACAAGGACAGGTTCGAGGCGGGTGGCTTTCCCGCCGACTTCATCGCCGAGGCCATTGACCAGACGCGTGGGTGGTTCAACTCGCTGCACCAGATCGGCACGATGGTCTTTGACTCGGTGGCCTATAAGTCCGTGATCTGCTCGGGACACATCCTGGACGAGAAGGGTGCGAAGATGTCCAAGAGCAAGGGGAACGTGGTGAATCCCTGGGACGTGTTCGAGCAGTACGGCGCCGACGCCGCCCGCTGGTACATGTACGTCTCGGCGCCGCCCGAGCTCAGCCGCCGCTTTGGCATGAACTTGGTGGGCGAGGCGTTCCGCTCGTACTTCCTGACGCTGTGGAACACCTATTCCTTCTTCGTGCTGTACGCCAACCTGGACCGGCCGGACCTGCAGGCCGCCGCCCCGGTGGCCCAGCGCCCGGAGGTGGACCGCTGGCTGGTGGCCAAGGTGCAGGCCCTGATCGGCACCGTCACCGAGCGCCTGGAGAACTACGATCCCACCGGGGCCAGCCGCGCGCTGCAGGACTTCGTGGTGGAGGACCTGAGCAACTGGTACGTGCGGCGCAACCGCCGCCGCTTCTGGGGCGGCGAGGAAGGCGCGGATCACAACGCCTACGCCACGCTGCACTTTGCCCTGGTGACGGTTACCAAGCTCACGGCGCCGTTCACGCCGTTTCTGGCCGAGACGCTGTACGGGAACCTCGTGCGGTCCGTGGACCCGGGCGCCCCGGAGAGCGTGCACCTGACCACCTGGCCAGTGGTAGATGAGGCCCTGGCGGCCCCCACCCTGGTGGGCGAGATGGACGCGGTGCTGCGGGTGGTCAGCCTGGGGCGCGCGGTGCGGGGCAAGACCAGCCTACGCCAGCGTCAGCCGCTGCCCAAGGTGATGGTGCGGGCGCGCACCGCCGAGCAGACCCAGGCCCTGGGGCGCTTTGCCGAGCAGCTCAAAGAGGAGCTGAACGTCAAGGAGGTGGAGCTGATGGACCAGTTCACCGAACTGGTGCGCTATCAGCTGCGTCCGAACCTGCCAGTGCTGGGCAAGAAGTTTGGCAAGGCGGTGCCGCAGGTGCGCGCGGCCCTGGGGGCGGCCGACGCCAGTGAGGTGGCCCGGTTTGTGCGCGACGGCAAGCAGTTTGAGGTGGTGGCCCCCACAGGCGAGCGCTTTGAGCTGGGGCCCGACGAGGTGCTGGTGGACGCCCAGTCGCCCGAGGGTTTTGCCGCCCAGGAGGAGGCCGGCTATCTGGTGGCTTTCGATACCACGCTGACGCGCGAGTTGGAGCTGGAGGGCCTGGCGCGTGACCTCGTGCGCGGGGTTCAGGACGCGCGCAAGAAGGCGGGCTTTGAGGTGCAAGACCGCATCGCCCTGCACCTGAACCTGAGCGGCGACGCGCGGGAAGCCGCCGAGGCGTGGCAGGAGTACCTGATGAGCGAAACGCTGGCCGAGACGCTGGTGTTTGGCCCCGCCGACGGCTTCGCGGCCGAGCTGGAAGGCGGCACCGCGTATCTGGAACGGCTGGAGGTCGTCAGTCACAACTGA